Proteins from one Ramlibacter sp. PS4R-6 genomic window:
- the ftsY gene encoding signal recognition particle-docking protein FtsY: protein MFSFFKKKPAATPAPAAPAPPGASSSLIGTAVVQAIEVPVAPLAPERQSWMERLSAGLRKTGSSISEVFGAAQIDDAFYEELETALLMADTGVKATQHLIAEVKRRVAQSGASRPVQAKNILVDALTQLLKPLEKPLVIGEHQPTVIMVAGVNGAGKTTSIGKLTKHLADDGESVLLAAADTFRAAAREQLAVWADRNTVEIVSQQGGDPAAVAFDAVAAGRARGKDVVLVDTAGRLPTQLHLMEELRKIKRVVTKADETAPHEVILVIDGNTGQNALAQVKSFDDVLGLTGLIVTKLDGTAKGGVLAAIAQEKPVPVYFIGVGEKLEDLETFSAREFALALLA, encoded by the coding sequence ATGTTCAGCTTCTTCAAGAAAAAACCGGCGGCCACCCCCGCCCCCGCCGCGCCAGCCCCGCCGGGCGCCAGCTCTTCCTTGATCGGCACGGCGGTCGTCCAGGCCATCGAAGTGCCGGTGGCGCCGCTCGCGCCCGAGCGCCAGAGCTGGATGGAACGCCTGAGCGCCGGCCTGCGCAAGACCGGCTCGTCGATCTCCGAGGTGTTCGGCGCGGCGCAGATCGACGACGCGTTCTACGAGGAGCTGGAGACCGCGCTGCTCATGGCCGACACGGGCGTGAAGGCCACGCAGCACCTCATCGCCGAAGTGAAGCGGCGCGTGGCGCAAAGCGGCGCATCGCGCCCCGTGCAGGCCAAGAACATCCTGGTCGACGCGCTCACGCAATTGCTCAAGCCGCTGGAGAAGCCGCTGGTGATCGGCGAGCACCAGCCGACCGTGATCATGGTCGCGGGCGTCAACGGCGCGGGCAAGACCACCTCCATCGGCAAGCTCACCAAGCACCTGGCGGACGACGGCGAGTCGGTGCTGCTCGCGGCGGCGGACACCTTCCGCGCGGCGGCGCGCGAGCAGCTCGCCGTCTGGGCCGACCGCAACACCGTGGAGATCGTGAGCCAGCAAGGCGGCGACCCGGCGGCGGTGGCCTTCGATGCGGTTGCCGCGGGCCGTGCGCGCGGCAAGGACGTGGTGCTCGTGGACACCGCGGGCCGCCTGCCCACGCAATTGCACCTGATGGAGGAGCTGCGCAAGATCAAGCGCGTGGTGACCAAGGCCGACGAGACGGCGCCGCACGAGGTGATCCTGGTCATCGACGGCAACACCGGCCAGAACGCGCTGGCGCAGGTGAAGTCCTTCGACGACGTGCTGGGACTGACGGGATTGATCGTCACCAAGCTCGATGGCACGGCCAAGGGCGGCGTGCTGGCCGCGATCGCGCAGGAGAAGCCGGTGCCGGTTTACTTCATCGGCGTCGGCGAGAAGCTCGAGGACCTGGAGACTTTCAGCGCGCGCGAATTCGCGCTGGCGCTGCTCGCCTGA
- a CDS encoding transglutaminase-like domain-containing protein: protein MTFAITRRQIVQTAAASMVAGGLPQLHAQEVARRFEPRPEGWRKFEITTTVQLRGERGDATIWLPVPSLDTPWQRTSDSNWSGTASTINTASDGRTGAKVLVAKYAASAADPTLVLTSVVETQNRAVDWGAKAPAADPSDLREWLQPSELIPTDGIVKKVATQVVLGARSDREKAQRIYDWVIVSTYREPKVRGCGTGDIKAMLESGNMSGKCADINALFVGLCRASGVPARDIYGIRLVPSAFGYRELGGNPASLKGAQHCRAEVYLQGTGWVAMDPADVTKVMRQETPEWIKDAGHPVVAPVRKALFGSWESNWMGYNCASDVKLPGAKQARLGFFMYPQAETAAGAKDPYDPDTFVYQITAREIRA, encoded by the coding sequence ATGACGTTCGCGATCACACGCCGCCAGATCGTCCAAACCGCCGCTGCGTCGATGGTGGCGGGCGGCCTGCCCCAGCTCCACGCGCAAGAGGTTGCGCGCCGCTTCGAGCCCAGGCCCGAAGGGTGGCGCAAGTTCGAGATCACCACCACCGTCCAACTGCGCGGCGAGCGCGGCGATGCCACCATCTGGCTGCCCGTTCCATCGCTGGACACGCCATGGCAGCGCACGAGCGACAGCAACTGGTCGGGCACCGCCAGCACCATCAACACCGCTTCCGACGGCCGCACGGGCGCAAAGGTGCTGGTGGCGAAGTACGCCGCCAGCGCGGCCGACCCGACGCTGGTGCTGACCAGCGTCGTCGAAACGCAGAACCGCGCCGTCGACTGGGGCGCGAAAGCGCCGGCCGCCGATCCATCGGACCTGCGCGAATGGCTCCAACCCAGCGAGCTCATCCCGACGGATGGCATCGTGAAGAAAGTCGCCACGCAGGTCGTGCTCGGCGCTCGGTCCGACCGCGAGAAGGCCCAGCGCATCTACGACTGGGTGATCGTCAGCACCTACCGCGAGCCCAAGGTGCGCGGTTGCGGCACCGGCGACATCAAGGCGATGCTCGAGTCCGGCAACATGAGCGGCAAGTGCGCCGACATCAACGCGCTGTTCGTGGGCCTGTGCCGCGCCAGCGGTGTCCCGGCGCGCGACATCTACGGCATCCGCCTCGTGCCCAGCGCATTCGGCTACCGTGAACTCGGCGGCAACCCGGCCAGCCTCAAGGGCGCGCAGCACTGCCGCGCCGAGGTCTACCTGCAAGGCACCGGCTGGGTTGCGATGGATCCCGCCGACGTCACCAAGGTGATGAGGCAGGAAACGCCCGAGTGGATCAAGGACGCGGGCCACCCGGTGGTCGCGCCGGTGCGCAAGGCGCTCTTCGGCAGCTGGGAAAGCAACTGGATGGGCTACAACTGCGCCAGCGACGTGAAGCTGCCCGGCGCGAAGCAGGCCCGGCTCGGGTTCTTCATGTACCCGCAGGCGGAAACCGCAGCGGGCGCGAAGGATCCGTATGATCCCGACACGTTCGTCTACCAGATCACCGCGCGTGAAATCCGTGCCTGA
- the senB gene encoding selenoneine biosynthesis selenosugar synthase SenB — protein MPSPSVVIVSPALAAANNGNWQTAARWASFLRPRYPVRIVDAWPDAGAAGDELMIALHARRSATAIAAWVSVKPPGRIALVLTGTDLYRDIRGDAGAQRSLDLAQSLVVLQELGLSALPARHRSKSRAIYQSVTPRRALSKSGRTLRAVMVGHLREVKSPQTLFDAAGLLRARTDIEIHHIGRAEEPVWAERARAAQAACPNYRWLGALPHNETRDAIQRAHVLVHTSAMEGGAHVIMEAVCSGTPVIASRVDGNVGMLGADYGGYFPHGDAAALARLLEAARDTQAGDDPSAALLARLRAQCALRAPLFAPETERAAVLQLVRELEESA, from the coding sequence ATGCCGTCTCCATCGGTGGTCATCGTAAGCCCCGCACTGGCTGCCGCCAACAACGGCAACTGGCAGACCGCGGCGCGCTGGGCGTCCTTCCTGCGGCCGCGCTACCCGGTGCGTATCGTGGATGCGTGGCCCGATGCAGGCGCGGCCGGCGACGAACTGATGATCGCCCTGCATGCTCGGCGCTCGGCGACGGCCATCGCCGCATGGGTTTCCGTGAAGCCACCCGGGCGCATCGCGCTGGTGCTGACCGGCACCGACCTCTACCGCGACATCCGGGGCGATGCCGGCGCGCAGCGATCGCTCGACCTGGCGCAGAGCCTCGTCGTGCTGCAGGAGCTGGGGCTTTCGGCACTGCCCGCCCGCCACCGAAGCAAGTCACGCGCGATCTACCAGTCGGTCACGCCGCGGCGCGCGCTCTCGAAATCCGGCCGCACGCTGCGCGCCGTGATGGTCGGCCACCTGCGCGAGGTGAAGAGCCCGCAGACGCTGTTCGACGCCGCCGGCCTGCTGCGCGCTCGCACGGACATCGAGATCCACCACATCGGCCGCGCCGAGGAGCCCGTGTGGGCCGAACGCGCGCGGGCCGCGCAGGCCGCGTGCCCCAACTACCGCTGGCTCGGCGCCCTGCCCCACAACGAGACGCGCGATGCGATCCAGCGTGCGCATGTGCTGGTGCACACCAGCGCGATGGAAGGCGGCGCGCACGTGATCATGGAAGCCGTGTGCAGCGGCACGCCCGTGATCGCCTCGCGCGTGGACGGCAACGTCGGCATGCTCGGCGCGGACTACGGCGGCTACTTCCCGCACGGCGACGCCGCGGCGCTGGCGCGGCTGCTCGAAGCGGCGCGCGACACGCAGGCCGGCGATGACCCCTCGGCCGCCCTCCTCGCGCGCCTGCGCGCACAATGCGCGCTTCGGGCACCGCTGTTCGCACCGGAGACGGAGCGCGCGGCCGTGCTGCAACTGGTCCGCGAACTCGAGGAAAGCGCATGA
- a CDS encoding TlpA family protein disulfide reductase, giving the protein MNRRHCIGALLGMGALVSSDLVAAQSVRKAWPARKPTPPLELPAVDTAPWRLAGERGHAVLLNFWASWCEPCRAEMPALERLALSQREAGLRVVAVNYREGEPAVKRFLAKMPLQLPVVRDADGAAARAFGINIFPSTVAIDRQGRVRFIIVGEFDWDGGAGMEAIRPLL; this is encoded by the coding sequence ATGAATCGCCGCCATTGCATCGGCGCGCTCCTGGGCATGGGTGCGCTCGTGTCGAGTGACCTCGTGGCTGCGCAGTCGGTACGCAAGGCCTGGCCGGCGCGCAAGCCGACCCCGCCGCTGGAGTTGCCGGCCGTCGACACCGCGCCGTGGCGGCTCGCGGGAGAGCGGGGCCATGCGGTGCTGCTGAATTTCTGGGCCAGCTGGTGCGAGCCGTGCCGGGCGGAGATGCCGGCGCTGGAGCGCCTCGCGTTGTCGCAGCGCGAAGCAGGGCTGCGCGTGGTGGCGGTGAACTACCGCGAAGGCGAGCCTGCCGTGAAGCGCTTCCTCGCGAAGATGCCGCTGCAATTGCCGGTGGTGCGCGATGCGGACGGTGCGGCCGCGCGCGCGTTCGGCATCAACATCTTCCCGAGCACGGTGGCCATCGACCGCCAGGGCCGCGTACGCTTCATCATCGTCGGGGAGTTCGACTGGGACGGCGGCGCCGGAATGGAAGCGATCCGGCCGTTGCTGTGA
- the cutA gene encoding divalent-cation tolerance protein CutA, with the protein MTVTTTVGSLDDAKRLARGLVEAKLAACVQLDAIAASVYRWEGKVCEDAETRLTIKTLPARADALRAFLDEHHPYDVPQFVALPCRASDAYGEWVKGEVA; encoded by the coding sequence TTGACCGTCACCACGACGGTGGGTTCCCTGGACGACGCCAAGCGCCTGGCGCGCGGCCTGGTCGAGGCCAAGCTGGCGGCCTGCGTCCAGCTCGATGCGATCGCTGCCTCCGTCTACCGGTGGGAAGGCAAGGTGTGCGAGGACGCGGAAACGCGGCTCACGATCAAGACCTTGCCCGCGCGCGCGGACGCGCTGCGGGCGTTCCTCGATGAACACCACCCCTACGACGTCCCGCAGTTCGTCGCGCTGCCGTGCCGTGCGAGCGATGCGTACGGCGAGTGGGTGAAAGGCGAGGTTGCCTAG
- the merP gene encoding mercury resistance system periplasmic binding protein MerP, giving the protein MKTIRSLAAVALMAGAFAAHAGVRQVELSVPSMDCDTCPITIRVALMKVPGVKKAVVSYARRNAVVTFDDKATTVAALTKATEQAGYPSFQKD; this is encoded by the coding sequence ATGAAGACGATCCGATCGCTTGCCGCAGTGGCCCTCATGGCCGGCGCATTCGCCGCGCACGCCGGCGTGCGCCAGGTGGAGCTCAGCGTCCCGTCGATGGACTGCGACACCTGCCCGATCACGATCCGCGTGGCGCTGATGAAGGTGCCCGGCGTCAAGAAGGCCGTGGTGAGCTACGCGAGGCGCAATGCCGTCGTGACGTTCGACGACAAGGCGACCACGGTTGCCGCGCTGACGAAAGCGACCGAGCAAGCCGGTTACCCGTCGTTCCAGAAGGACTAG
- a CDS encoding M16 family metallopeptidase, producing MKHKQLAAAFALALCAAGAFAAIPIQHWVQPSGAKVYFVESNSLPIVDVRVDFDAGGRREADDKAGLASITAGMTSKGVAARGSEPALDENQLGEAWADLGADLGEGASSDRMSFSLRTLNYPDILPKSVALAARQLGEPSFPEDVWRRERQRIAAAIREANTKPGTIASRTYAAAVYGTHPYGHDTTEESLARISVADMRQFYRFLEPCRAKVTIVGAVTRAQADEIARTLLSRLPAAVAGKCEALPPVAEVQPLTAASVKAIPFASAQAHVLMGQPGYKRSDPDYFPMVVGNYILGGSPLVSRLPTEVREKRGLSYSASSGFSPGLHAGAFTVSLQTRPDQAQQALQVARDVVARFVADGPTADELKAAKGFLVGGFPLLIDSNRKLLDNVSNIAWNDLPLDYLDTWTAKVEAVTAAQVKAAFARKLQPDRMVTVIVGAGAGT from the coding sequence ATGAAGCACAAGCAACTGGCCGCAGCCTTCGCACTGGCACTGTGTGCCGCGGGCGCCTTCGCCGCGATCCCGATCCAGCACTGGGTGCAGCCCAGCGGCGCGAAAGTCTATTTCGTTGAATCGAACAGCCTGCCCATCGTCGACGTGCGCGTGGACTTCGACGCCGGCGGGCGGCGCGAGGCCGACGACAAGGCGGGCCTGGCCAGCATCACCGCGGGCATGACGTCCAAGGGCGTGGCCGCGCGCGGCAGCGAGCCCGCGCTCGACGAAAACCAATTGGGCGAAGCCTGGGCCGACCTCGGCGCCGACCTGGGCGAGGGCGCGAGCTCCGACCGCATGAGTTTTTCGCTGCGCACGCTCAACTACCCGGACATCCTGCCGAAGTCCGTCGCCCTGGCCGCGCGGCAACTGGGTGAGCCGTCCTTCCCCGAGGACGTGTGGCGGCGCGAGCGCCAGCGCATTGCCGCGGCCATCCGCGAGGCGAACACCAAACCGGGGACCATCGCGTCCCGCACTTACGCCGCGGCGGTGTACGGCACGCATCCCTACGGCCATGACACCACCGAGGAATCGCTGGCGCGCATCTCGGTGGCCGACATGCGCCAGTTCTACCGCTTCCTCGAACCCTGCCGTGCCAAGGTGACCATCGTCGGCGCCGTGACGCGCGCGCAGGCGGACGAGATCGCGCGCACGTTGCTGTCCCGGCTGCCCGCCGCTGTGGCGGGCAAGTGCGAGGCCTTGCCGCCGGTCGCCGAGGTGCAACCACTCACTGCGGCATCGGTGAAGGCCATTCCGTTCGCGTCCGCCCAGGCCCATGTGCTCATGGGTCAGCCGGGCTACAAGCGCTCCGACCCGGATTACTTCCCCATGGTCGTGGGCAACTACATCCTGGGTGGCAGCCCGCTGGTTTCGCGCCTGCCGACCGAGGTGCGCGAGAAGCGCGGGCTGTCGTACTCGGCCAGCAGCGGCTTCTCGCCCGGGCTGCACGCCGGCGCCTTCACCGTCAGCCTGCAGACCCGGCCCGACCAGGCGCAGCAGGCGCTGCAGGTGGCGCGGGACGTGGTGGCGCGCTTCGTCGCCGACGGACCGACCGCGGATGAGCTGAAGGCCGCCAAGGGCTTCCTCGTCGGCGGCTTCCCGCTGCTGATCGACAGCAACCGCAAGCTCCTGGACAACGTCTCGAACATCGCCTGGAACGACCTGCCGCTGGACTACCTGGACACGTGGACGGCCAAGGTGGAGGCGGTGACGGCGGCCCAGGTCAAGGCGGCCTTCGCCCGCAAGCTCCAGCCGGACCGGATGGTCACGGTGATCGTGGGCGCCGGCGCCGGGACGTAG
- a CDS encoding M16 family metallopeptidase — protein sequence MKQLLHRLLAAFAFAAFVPTAPSFAQAPPPPRVEQFRLDNGMTVIVKPDHRAPTAVQMVWVRVGSIDEVDGWSGLAHMLEHMMFKGTRQLKVGEFSQRIAQLGGRENAFTNRDTTAYFQQIPANKLEDVMKLEADRFANSQWPDEEFKKELEVVKEERRWRTDDQPRALLWEALNATVWAASPYRRPVIGWMSDLDAMQPQDARDFYRSWYVPANAALVIVGDVDPQKVRQLAQKYYGSIAARPLPPRKPREEPEQAGVRRLEFKAPADQAYVALAFKVPQLRSFDATPDNDDALALTVLSAVLDGYAGSRLDRALTQGPDRVADSAGASNGLWARGPQLFVLDGVPAQGKTAEQVEAALRAEVAKVARDGITEAELNRVKTQWVASQVYRLDSLMGQAQELGSHWVIGMPTDAQERLIQRLRAVTAAQVKAVAAKYFGDDQLTVGILRPQPIDPNRKPRQRPAGVRD from the coding sequence ATGAAACAGCTCCTGCACCGGCTCCTGGCCGCTTTCGCATTCGCTGCCTTCGTCCCCACCGCACCGTCTTTCGCGCAAGCGCCGCCGCCGCCGCGCGTCGAGCAGTTCCGGCTGGACAACGGCATGACCGTGATCGTCAAGCCGGACCATCGCGCGCCGACGGCAGTACAGATGGTGTGGGTGCGCGTGGGCTCCATCGACGAGGTCGACGGCTGGAGCGGCCTGGCCCACATGCTCGAACACATGATGTTCAAGGGCACCAGGCAGCTGAAGGTGGGCGAGTTCTCGCAGCGCATCGCGCAGCTGGGCGGGCGCGAGAACGCCTTCACCAACCGCGACACCACGGCGTACTTCCAGCAGATCCCGGCGAACAAGCTCGAGGACGTGATGAAGCTCGAAGCCGACCGCTTCGCCAACAGCCAGTGGCCCGACGAGGAGTTCAAGAAGGAACTCGAGGTGGTGAAGGAGGAGCGCCGCTGGCGCACCGACGACCAGCCGCGCGCCCTGCTGTGGGAGGCGCTCAATGCCACGGTGTGGGCCGCCTCGCCCTATCGCCGCCCGGTGATCGGCTGGATGAGCGACCTGGATGCGATGCAGCCGCAGGACGCGCGCGATTTCTACCGCAGCTGGTACGTCCCCGCCAATGCGGCGCTGGTGATCGTCGGCGACGTCGACCCGCAGAAGGTGCGGCAGCTGGCGCAGAAGTATTACGGTTCGATCGCCGCGCGGCCCTTGCCGCCGCGCAAGCCGCGCGAGGAGCCCGAGCAGGCCGGCGTGCGGCGCCTGGAGTTCAAGGCGCCCGCGGATCAAGCGTACGTCGCGCTCGCGTTCAAGGTGCCGCAGCTGCGCTCGTTCGATGCCACGCCGGACAACGACGATGCGCTCGCGCTCACGGTGCTGTCGGCGGTGCTGGACGGCTACGCGGGCTCGCGCCTGGACCGCGCGCTCACGCAGGGGCCCGACCGCGTGGCCGACAGTGCCGGCGCATCGAACGGTTTGTGGGCGCGCGGCCCGCAACTCTTCGTGCTGGACGGCGTGCCGGCGCAAGGCAAGACCGCGGAGCAGGTCGAGGCCGCCTTGCGCGCGGAGGTGGCGAAGGTCGCGCGCGACGGCATCACCGAGGCGGAACTCAATCGCGTGAAGACGCAGTGGGTGGCCAGCCAGGTCTACCGCCTCGATTCGCTCATGGGCCAGGCGCAGGAGCTCGGCTCGCACTGGGTGATCGGCATGCCCACCGACGCGCAGGAGCGCTTGATCCAGCGCCTGCGCGCCGTCACCGCAGCGCAGGTGAAGGCCGTGGCCGCGAAGTACTTCGGCGACGACCAGCTCACCGTGGGCATCCTGCGGCCGCAGCCGATCGACCCCAACCGCAAGCCGCGCCAGCGCCCCGCCGGCGTGCGCGACTGA
- the selD gene encoding selenide, water dikinase SelD — MNAPLNPASAEPRLTSLSHGGGCGCKIAPGVLSEILKGTARLPVPPQLLVGIETADDAAVYQLNDEQALIATTDFFMPIVDDPFDFGRIAATNAISDVYAMGGKPIMALALVGMPISVLSTQTIARILEGGESVCRDAGIPIAGGHTIDSVEPIYGLVALGLVHPKRVKRNADACAGDVLVLGKPLGVGVLSAALKKEQLEPAGYRRMIETTTKLNTPGPELAAMDAVHALTDVTGFGLAGHALELARGAKLDVVFDWAKVPLLEGVRELASAGHVTGASGRNWAGYGQSVQLPAGFASVDQALLSDPQTSGGLLVSCTPASAAAVIDTFRRHGFAQAAVIGECRPAAGEPKLVLR; from the coding sequence ATGAACGCCCCGTTGAATCCCGCATCCGCCGAACCGCGCCTGACCTCGCTGTCGCATGGCGGCGGCTGCGGCTGCAAGATCGCGCCCGGCGTGCTGTCGGAAATCCTCAAGGGCACCGCGCGGCTGCCGGTGCCGCCGCAGCTGCTGGTGGGCATCGAAACCGCCGACGACGCGGCGGTGTACCAGCTGAACGACGAGCAGGCGCTGATCGCGACCACCGACTTCTTCATGCCGATCGTCGACGACCCCTTCGACTTCGGCCGCATCGCGGCGACCAACGCGATCTCCGACGTGTATGCGATGGGTGGCAAGCCCATCATGGCCCTGGCGCTGGTGGGCATGCCGATCAGCGTGCTGTCGACGCAAACCATCGCGCGCATCCTCGAAGGCGGCGAATCGGTGTGCCGCGACGCGGGCATCCCCATCGCGGGCGGCCACACCATCGATTCGGTCGAGCCGATCTACGGCCTGGTGGCGCTGGGGCTGGTGCACCCGAAGCGCGTGAAGCGCAACGCCGATGCGTGCGCGGGCGACGTGCTGGTGCTGGGCAAGCCGCTCGGCGTGGGCGTGCTATCGGCCGCGTTGAAGAAGGAACAGCTGGAGCCCGCGGGCTACCGCCGCATGATCGAGACCACGACGAAGCTCAACACGCCCGGGCCGGAGCTCGCGGCGATGGACGCCGTGCATGCGCTCACCGACGTGACGGGTTTCGGCCTCGCGGGCCATGCGCTCGAACTCGCGCGCGGCGCGAAGCTGGATGTCGTGTTCGACTGGGCGAAAGTGCCCCTGCTCGAGGGCGTGCGTGAGCTCGCTTCTGCCGGCCACGTCACGGGCGCGTCGGGGCGCAACTGGGCCGGCTACGGCCAGTCGGTGCAGTTGCCGGCGGGCTTCGCGTCGGTCGACCAGGCACTGCTCAGCGACCCGCAGACCAGCGGCGGCCTGCTGGTGTCGTGCACGCCGGCCAGCGCCGCGGCCGTCATCGACACCTTCCGCCGTCACGGCTTCGCGCAGGCCGCGGTCATCGGCGAGTGCCGCCCCGCCGCCGGCGAGCCGAAGCTGGTGCTGCGCTAG
- the senA gene encoding selenoneine synthase SenA: METASPVYSAAQALRTGGRDAVRAALLAARKRTLVLADAYAEALRPAGLRVPCRATLNPPLWEWGHVAWFQEWWIARNRERALGTRCDPEHERLPSLMAASDALYDSGKVAHATRWDLPLPDEKGTRAWMAATMDSTLDALEGLPADAGDNELYFFRLVALHEEMHAEAACYMARGLGIVVPTVRPTPLLGNGATLHVPAQEFVAGWQGPGFAFDNELAPVRVQLAAFEIDAEPVSQARFSEFADAGGYVERKWWGDAGWAWLQQSGASPQAGDAGAPAMHLTAFEAEAWCRWAGRRLPKEFEWECAALTQPDFRWGHVWEWTASPFVSYPGFEPHPYRDYSAPWFGTRRTLRGACAATSPRLAHPRYRNFFEPQRSDIVSGFRSCA, encoded by the coding sequence ATGGAGACGGCATCGCCGGTTTATAGCGCGGCGCAGGCTTTGCGCACGGGCGGGCGCGACGCGGTGCGGGCGGCGCTGCTGGCCGCGCGCAAGCGCACGCTGGTGCTGGCGGACGCGTACGCGGAAGCGCTGCGCCCCGCCGGCTTGCGCGTGCCCTGCCGCGCCACGCTCAACCCGCCGCTGTGGGAATGGGGCCACGTCGCGTGGTTCCAGGAATGGTGGATCGCGCGCAACCGGGAGCGTGCGCTCGGAACGAGATGCGATCCCGAGCACGAGCGTTTGCCGTCGCTGATGGCCGCTTCCGACGCGCTGTACGACTCCGGCAAGGTCGCGCACGCCACGCGCTGGGACCTTCCCTTGCCCGACGAGAAGGGCACGCGCGCCTGGATGGCCGCGACGATGGACAGCACGCTCGATGCGCTGGAAGGCCTGCCGGCCGATGCGGGCGACAACGAGCTCTACTTCTTCCGCCTGGTCGCGCTGCATGAGGAGATGCACGCGGAAGCTGCGTGCTACATGGCGCGCGGCCTCGGCATCGTCGTGCCGACGGTCCGGCCGACGCCGTTGCTCGGCAATGGCGCGACGCTGCATGTGCCCGCGCAGGAGTTCGTGGCGGGCTGGCAGGGGCCGGGCTTCGCGTTTGACAACGAACTGGCGCCCGTGCGCGTGCAGCTCGCGGCCTTCGAGATCGACGCCGAGCCGGTGAGCCAGGCACGATTCTCCGAGTTCGCCGATGCCGGCGGTTACGTTGAGCGCAAGTGGTGGGGCGACGCCGGCTGGGCCTGGCTTCAGCAAAGCGGCGCGAGCCCGCAGGCCGGCGATGCCGGTGCGCCCGCCATGCACCTCACGGCCTTCGAAGCCGAGGCCTGGTGCCGCTGGGCCGGCCGCCGCCTGCCGAAGGAATTCGAATGGGAGTGCGCTGCGCTCACGCAACCGGACTTCCGCTGGGGCCACGTGTGGGAATGGACGGCCTCGCCGTTCGTGTCTTATCCCGGTTTCGAGCCGCATCCCTACCGCGACTATTCCGCGCCCTGGTTCGGCACGCGGCGCACGTTGCGAGGTGCCTGCGCGGCCACGTCGCCGCGGCTGGCCCATCCGCGCTACCGCAACTTCTTCGAGCCGCAGCGCAGCGACATCGTGTCGGGCTTCCGCAGCTGCGCGTGA
- a CDS encoding Mpo1 family 2-hydroxy fatty acid dioxygenase, with product MSTITEGTAGAPAARRLDQLLAHYGESHRNATNTAIHCVAVPLIMVSLIGLLYALHPWVAYGFLALSMVYYVRLGSVPFLAAMVVSGALTIVIVQALGADVLPVSVAVFVVAWIAQFIGHKIEGRKPSFFEDLQYLLVGPLFVAAKLFNKLGLRY from the coding sequence ATGAGCACCATCACCGAAGGCACGGCCGGAGCCCCGGCGGCGCGGCGCCTCGACCAGCTGCTGGCGCACTACGGCGAGAGCCATCGCAACGCCACCAACACCGCGATCCACTGCGTGGCGGTGCCGCTGATCATGGTCAGCCTCATTGGCCTGCTGTACGCGCTGCACCCGTGGGTCGCTTACGGCTTCCTCGCCCTGAGCATGGTCTATTACGTGCGCCTGGGCTCCGTGCCCTTCCTGGCTGCGATGGTGGTCAGTGGCGCGCTGACGATCGTGATCGTGCAGGCGCTCGGCGCCGATGTGCTGCCGGTGTCGGTCGCGGTGTTCGTGGTGGCCTGGATCGCCCAGTTCATCGGCCACAAGATCGAAGGCAGGAAGCCCTCGTTCTTCGAGGACCTGCAGTACCTGCTGGTGGGCCCGCTGTTCGTGGCGGCCAAGCTGTTCAACAAGCTCGGCCTGCGCTACTGA
- a CDS encoding mercuric transporter MerT family protein, protein MASPLTLAGIAALLASTCCVLPLIFAVVGVSGAWIGQLRRMEPYSYPLTALAAASLLVAGWRIWRSATPDAAQCEAEACVRSNAAARRWFWALAALTVLPIALNQSAHLFY, encoded by the coding sequence GTGGCTTCGCCACTCACGCTGGCAGGCATCGCCGCGCTGCTGGCCTCGACGTGCTGTGTGCTGCCGCTCATCTTTGCGGTGGTCGGTGTGAGCGGCGCATGGATCGGGCAATTGCGCCGCATGGAGCCTTATTCGTACCCGCTCACGGCGCTCGCCGCCGCGTCGCTGCTGGTGGCGGGTTGGCGCATCTGGCGCTCGGCAACGCCGGACGCCGCGCAGTGCGAGGCCGAAGCCTGCGTTCGCAGCAACGCCGCCGCCCGGCGATGGTTCTGGGCGCTGGCCGCGCTCACGGTGCTGCCCATCGCGCTCAACCAGAGCGCGCATCTGTTCTATTGA